TAAGGTGCAGGCCACGATTCCGGCCGCGAGCGGAACTGTATGGTGCCGTTGTCCGGCCTTCCATACCGGAAGTTCACACCGATGTGCAGCAATTTTCCGGTTTCCTCCGATTCCATGGGAACCCACGCTATCCGGCCGACGGCCTGGCGGTCGTATGTCGAGAACGATTGGTCCTCCGAAAACTCATCACCAAACACACCGAGATTCCAGAGGATGTGTTTCTTCGGTGCATAGCCCAGCCACTTTATGCCGTCGGCGAGAATCGGGATCGTCGCGTCATTGATGGTGGAGCGTTCCATCGTCCAACCGGCATATCCGACCATGATCTTGTTGAGAGAGAAGCCTTCTTTGGAGCGGCCGACGAAGATATAGCCGGACAGCTCGGGAACTGCGACCATGATGCCCGTTTCGCGGACCAGAAACTCGCTTTTGATGCCGTCGTACATGACCGCCGCCGTATAGGTGGTCGGCCGCTGGATGAACTTGAACGCTCCTTTGAACCAGACCCGTGTATCCCGGAGTTTGGGCGTGGCAAACAAGCTGAACTGTTCTTTGCTTGTCTGGTCTTGCGCGTAAGCGTCGTATCCGTACAGAAATCCGCCGCCCACTTTGACGGTGGCGTATTTCCCATGAAACTCGTTCCAACTCACCAGCCGGCGTGCCGGCTGCGGATCGTCCTCGTCACCGGCTTCGAGTGTATTGTCGAAGGTTGCAGACTTCGCCCCCGGCTGCTGTTGAGCGTGCAACATCAACGGCAGCCATAACAGAATGGCCAGGGGCATCTGGGCGAAGCCGGCAGTTCTTCCTTCCATGGTGGTTTGTTCAGTAGGTCTCGAACAGTTTCTGGATCTGCTCCGGCGTGCGTTGGCTCAGCAGTGCCAATGAGAGCAGTATCCTGGCTTTTTGCGGGTTCAGCTCGTCTGAGGCGATGAATCCCAGCTTATCGTCTTCGACCTCGACGTTCCGGCCGACTGTACCCGTCGGCACCCGCGAGCTGCGCACAACCACAGTGCCTTTTTTCACAGCACTCGCTGCCGCGTGCAGTGCCGCTTTGTTCATGTTGCCGTTTCCGACACCGGCGATCACGATGCCTTTAGCTCCATTCGCCACTGCGCAGTCGATCAAGTCGGGTGACATGTCCAGGCTGGCGAAGATGATGTCGACACGCGGTATCTGTGTGACATTCGTGATGTCGAACTCCGACTGGTTCGTGTGTTTCCACTCCGGCTTCTTGTAGAAATCGTTTTTCCCGTAGTTCGCCGTGCCAACGAGGCCGCGAAGAGGCGACATGAAGGTCTGTACCGCAGTCGTGCTGGTCTTGGTCAATGAGTGCGCATCGAGAATCTGGTCATTCATCACCACCAGCACACCGCGTCCGCGCGCTCGCGGGTCGGCCGCGACGCCCACCGCGTTGAAAAGGTTCAGCGGACCGTCGGCACTGACTGCGGTCGAGGGCCGCATCGAGCCGACCATCACCACAGGTTTGTCCGTCTTCACGGTCAGATTCAGAAAGAATGCGGAGTCTTCCATGGTGTCGGTGCCGTGGGTGATCACAAACCCATCCACATCATTCGACTTCGCGAGATCATTGATACGTTTTGCGAGTTTGAGCAGGATATCGAAGCTCATGTCCTGCGATCCGACGTTCGATATCTGTTCCCCCTTGATGTTCGCGAGGTCCTTGATTCCGGGAACGGCGGCAATCATGGCATCAATCGTCACGGCGCCGGATGTATATCCTGCCTGAGTTCCGGTGGCCGCAGCGCCGGCGATCGTACCGCCGGTAGCCAGGATGAGGATGTTCGGTTTGTTCGTCTGGGCAGAAGCCGCCGTGGCGTGCGCGAGCGCCACAGCGATCAGCATCGCGATCCAGGTCTTATGAAACGATTTCATTCTCATGTCCTCACCTACTTTTGTTGCTAGTTATTCCTGTCCAGATTGGTCAGCTTGACGGGATCGAGTAGATCTTTGATCTGTGGCTCGGTCAGAATCTGGCGTTCGCGGATGATTTCAAGGATTCCTTTTCCGCTTTGATAGGCCTCGTTCGCGAGTTCCGTTGCCTTGTCGTATCCGATGATCGGGTTCAAAGCGGTGACAATGCCGACCGTCGTCTCCATGTAGTGGGCCAGCACCTTTTCGTCTACGGTGATCCCATCCACGCAGAGAGTCCGGAAGGCCTTCGAGGCGTTGTGCAAGAGGTCTTGCGACTCCATGATGGCCAGCCCCTCGATCGGCTCGTATGCGTTGAGCTCGAGCTGTCCGGAATGGGCTGCCAGAGTCACGGTGTCGTCGTTCCCCATGACCCGGAACGCGACCAGGTTCACCATCTCGGGCATGACGGGATTGACCTTGCCCGGCATAATCGAAGAACCCGGTTGCAGCGCTGGCAGGTCGATTTCATTGAGGCCGGCTCGGGGGCCTGAAGCGAGCAGGATCATGTCGCTCGCGATCTTGGACAGCTTCACGGCAGCACTCTTGAGCGCCGAGGAGTAGGCCACGAATCCTTCCTGGTCCCAGGTGGCGGCGATCATATCGCTTGCCGGCACGATCGGCTTGCCGGTCAGCATCGCCAGATACTCCGCGCATTTTTCGGCGTATCCCTTTGGGGCATTCAGGCCGGTGCCGATGGCCGTCGCGCCCATATTGACCGCATAAAGATGCTTCTCGGCGTCGCGCAGGAATTGAATTTCCGTATCTATCGCGTCGGCATAACCACGGAACTCCTGTCCAACGGTCATCGGGACCGCGTCCTGCATTTCCGTGCGGCCCATCTTCAGGATCTTGATGTAGGCGTCGCCTTTATTCCGGAATGAAGTCGACAGCTGTTCCAGCTCCGCAATCAATTTGTCGTTGCGCAGCAGAAATGCGACCTTGAGCGCTGTCGGATAAGAGTCATTGGTGGATTGCGACATGTTCAGATCGTCGTGCGGCTCGATGACCTTATAGTCGCCCTTGTTGTGGCCGGACAGTTCGAGCGCCACATTCGCCAGCACCTCGTTGGCATTCATGTTGGTCGAAGTGCCCGCGCCTCCCTGGTACCAGTCGACCATGAACTGATCGTTATAGCGGCCATTACGGAGAGCATCGGCTGCCTTCTCGATTGCTGCCAGCTTATCGGCCTTCATCGCCCCGACATCGGTATTGGCGCGCGCCGCTGCCAGCTTCACAATCGCCCAGGCCTGGATGAACTCCGGATAGCGATTGATCGGAACCCCGGAAATCTGGAAGTTCTCCAGTGCGCGGGATGTCTGGACCCCGTAGTAGGCATCGGCGGGAACTTCCTTTTCGCCAAGAAGGTCCTTTTCGACGCGTGTTGCCGGCATTGCTTTCCCCGGCGCCTGCCGGGGCGCCTGCGTTTGTGATGGTTCTTTCTGTGCCGCTCCGTAAGAGAACGAGCTTGATAGGAAAGCGAACGCTCCGGCAATCGTGCTTAGAACAATGGTCTTGTGCATATCGGCTCCCGCCTGAAAAAATCAAAAGCTACACGCCGGGTTTAGCAATCGGTACGCCCGGAACATGTCTTTGCCGCGGGACCAGTTATGTTTTTGGACCGGGTCGGTAGTTCTTCAGACCGTTTGTCGCGGAAAGATCACTGGAAGACAAAGATCGGCTCGTTTCATCCGATGAATGGTGTGGTCTCAATCAAGGGGCTGGACCTCGCTCATGCCTGAGCGGGGCTGCGGAAGTACCGCTTACTCACCAGGAATGCTCTCGGGGAAAAGTCAGTACCACCTCCGCGCAGGAGTCATTTCTGGCCACCAGCCGCGCAATCGTGAGCGGACATTTTATCCACTATCCATAATTGGCCATCCACTGTTCCCGCGGCCGCGGTCGGCTGAAAAACGGCCTCCAGGTTTTCGGCGCTCCAGACGGTAACGGGTCGTGCGTCGGATTGCGCTTGCCAGTTACCGTCGTTTGTATAACTTATGCCCGCCAGGGGATACTGGATTGCCGGATGAAACCCGTCAAACCTGGCGCTATCGGGCAGGCCATAAGTCTCCTTCATTTGAAGGAGGAATTCATCGGCGCCGAGTGCTTTATCGTTGCGCAGTAGAATCTCTATTGCCATCGCTCGCTCCGTCCGGCCACAGAAAGCGATGTTGATCTGCTCCATAGCGATTCCGTTCTTTGGCGCCATTCCGAACAGACCTGTTCCGGCATTGGTACTGTCCAGCACGACGACGTTGTTGTCGGCGGACGGCGCTGAAGGTTTCTTGAGACGGGAGAGGGCGCTCGAAATCTGAGTAGAAGAGAGTCCCTGGCTCTTCAAATAGCCTGCATTGATTTCATCGAGATTCTGCATCGTTTCGTTGAAATTGCGGCCAAATAAGGCGCGAATGTTGCCGTCAATCGTAGATTGAAAGAGGAGCAGCGCCATGATCAGGGAAATCATTGCAGCAGATTATCCTGAAATGGCTGGGAATTTGCCAGGCCGCTGCCGGTGGCGATAGACTGAAGCGCGATGAGGTATTCGCGGCGTGGTTTCTTTCTGGGATCGCTGAGCCTGCCGCTGATTCTTCTGGGATGCAGGGGCGAGAGCAAGGACGCGGCGAAGCCGCAGGTTGTGGATCTCGTGATCGAGTCCGATGGCGATTTTCTGGCCTACAAGCCCGACGAGGTGACCTGCCGGACCGGAGCGATGGTCCGTGTCACCTTCCGCCACAAAGGACGTTATTTGAGTGCGCTTCACAATTGGGTCCTTGTCTTTCCCGATCAAATGGAGCCGGTGGATAAGGAGGCGGAGAAGACGAACGGCGTTATCGCGGAAGGTGATCCGCGTGTCATTGCAGCGGTTCCCATGTGCGGGAGAGGCGAAATGGTGATGACGCAATTCCTCGCGCCCGCTCCCGGAGACTATCCCTTTTTCTGTTCCACTCCCGGCCATGCCGTCGACATGAACGGGATTTTGCATGTGACGGCCTAATCCATTCTTCGAAGAGAGGTATGAGCATGAAACGTACGCAAAAGAGTTTGTCCCTTGTCGCAGCCGCCGGGCTCGCCTTGGCGTCGTTTGCGTTGCCGCTGGCTGCGCCACGCGAAGCGCAAGCGCGACAGCGCGCAGCCTTAATACAATTGAAGTCGCCCGACGACGTCAAAACGACACTCCGGCTTCTTGTTCAGGTGTCCAACGATTTCAAGCGGCAAATCACCAACAAAAACTTTGCCCGCGTGCCGCACGAGTTTATGGAATACACGGAAGCCGCCGGCGGCCTGCGCATGGCGATCAGCGGAGAGCCGGCCGACTTCAAAGCGAAAGTCGAGGCGCGGCTGAAGCCGGCAGTGGCTGCGTATCAGAAGGTTTCTGATATGAGCTCGACCACTCCCGACCCCGATAAGCTGATGGCGGAACACGCGAAAGCGGTGATGGCCATGAACGCGATTTTCGGTCTCTTTCCGGCAGAGTTCCGCCCCGACCCCAACGCGCCTCCGCCGGGCGGCCGCCGCGGACAGAGGAACTGAATGTAGCTTGAACACATCAGACTCCAAGCTGGACCAGGTGCCGTTTCACGCGCACGTCGAACTTCTCCAACGGTTCCTGGCCCATCGCGACGAAATCGTCGACAGGATACAAGGGCTGCTGAACGCCCAACGAAAGCCGATCCAATACCTGCAGGGCGGTCCGCTTCTGTCTCGTCAGTTTGAGGATTGCTTCTTCACACTCACTGGCGTCACCCACGGCCAATCCAGTCTCAGGGGTCAATTGGAAGAAGCGCACTGGGCAGGCGGATTCAGGCCTCGTAAGAGCCCTGGACTGCACAATGATCTGGTCGATCCGGCGGAGATGATGGTGCGGGCCTTTCATCTGTGGCGGCAGACTCATTGGCCGGGTCACAATGGCCGCGTTCGATACGCCAACACTCTGTTTAACTTGTATGTGATACGGTGCCTTGCGCTGTTGAGTATGCGGCTGTGGGATGCCGGCGATGCCGTTTCGCCCGGCGCCCCAGACCGGATCGAAGACCGGCTCGCGCAAGTTCAAGGCCTGCTCGACCAGCTATGGAGAATTACACCGGCCGATCAGCCGGTGCTTGTGCGCGATGCGCGATGGCTGATCCCGCTGGCACAGAGCCCCACGACCGATGAACTGGCCGGGTATTTTGAAATCGCGGAACAAATTGCAGAGACCCTTTCAGAAGCGGACCGGCTTGAAATCCAGAAAGCCGGCGTTCGCATGGCCGGCGGACACCTCCGTTCACAGCTTCGCCACGTCACTGTGCAGAAGGGCGTGTCTATTAATGAGAACAGCCTGGTTCTGAACACGCGCAGATCCAATGCCCTTGATCTCGCCCTGCTGATTCAAGGTCTCGTGCCGCTGCTCCAGGCTTATGAACAGGCCGGGCGCAGCAATCAACAGAACAGACTCGAACTTGCTGCCGCCATTTGCCAGGGGATTTCTCCGGATCCGGAGTTGTTCCTGAATCGTCTCGACTTGCTGGGTCCGTACAGCATGATCGAGCATCTCTTCATCACGACGGATCGCGATGGGCAGGTTGTCTATACGCCCATGGGACGGCGGCACCTTCAGCTGGTCCAAGAGTACGAGGTACGGATCAGTCGGCTGTCGAAGCAGTTGTATGATGACTGTCAACATTTCAGGCCGGTTGAAGGCGCCTATTCCCCATACGGCGTACTTTATGGGTTTTCATCCAATCTCATCGAGCATATGGCGTTCAAGACCTTACAGCCCGACGCCGTGACACGCTTCAGTCTGGAAGATGTCTTTGCCGGTGGGGAAGCCGGCAAGCTCGCCTGGGTGAACGGCTGGCGAAAGTTACCCCACATCAAACCGGAAGTGGCAAAGCTATTCGAGTACCCCCGACAGTTCGCCGAAGACATTTTCGCCCGTATCGAGCAGGCACTGCGCCGGCGCGTTTCCGATGGTGAGGCGAACGCTGCTGTCAAAACCGGCCGCCTGTTCATCGTCTCGGGGGAGGATCTACAGGCTGATTCGAAGACGCCGCGGAGTCCGGATCTGCCGCTGCAATATATCCGATCTTCAGACCTGCAGATTATAGCGGCGCACAAGGCTCATTCTTATGATCAGGCGCAGCTCCTGCACGGCCGGCTGGAAGGGGAGTTCGTCCTCAGTTATCAGACGTCAGGTGGATGGGTTGCCATAACAAAGGACATCCTCACTGAAGTTTTAGGTGCCGGGCACGAGGCGAAGATTGTTGAGCTGCCCCCTGTGGCCGCTGGAGTGTTGCGGTTGATGTGTCCCAATCTGGTTATTTCTTCCGGGTCCTCTTTAACAAAGGATGGATAGGCGTCATTTGATCTCTTTCAGTTGAGCGGCCAGCTCTTCATAAACGGCTCGTCGGGAAACAGCTCGAGATCGCGAACAGGAGGAGCAGACGAACTCAGGCGCGGATCGCCGTCAGTTTGTGAACGCAGGTCACCGCGAGGGAGCCATCGCCGACGGCAAACCCGACTCGCTTCGTCGATCCGGCCCGAATGTCACCGGCCGCGAGGATTCCGGGAATCGTAGTTTCCAGTGGACACGGTTCACGATCCTTGAGAGGCCACTGGCCGGAGCGCAGCGCATCGATTCCCGTAAGGATGTATCCCAGGTCGTCCCGCTCAATTCCTTCCGGCAGCCAGGCGCCGCCGGGGTCCGCACCGATAAAAACGAAGACAGCAGCAAGGGGGATCGTCTTTCCGGATTTCAGAGTCACGCTGTCGAGCCGGCGCTCGCCATGCACGGAAGCGATGGCTTCACCCTCGTGGACGATGATGTTGGAGGTTCCGCGGATTCGATCGACCAGGTAATCGGACATCGCCGGTCCGAGGCGGCTTCGAATGAGCAGGTGAACCTCTCGTGTCCTGCAGCACTCGGCGAGGAACATTGCAGCCTGACCAGCCGAGTTTCCTCCCCCGACAACCGCGACATCCTGCGCATCATACAGAACCGATTCGACGGATGTGCATGCATAGTGGACTCCGGCGGATTCGAAACGGTCTGCGCCTTCGGCATCGAGTTTTCGCCAGCCCACGCCGGCCGCGATCAATACGGTGCGAGCGAAGAGCTTTGTGCCGCAGTCGAGATGCAAGAGATGACCTTCCTCGGGCGTCGAGACCGCTTCGATCGTTTCAACGATCACCGGCGCCACCATCTTTGCGCCGAACTTGAGCATCTGCAGAGCGCTCCGCGTGGCCAACTCGGCTCCGGAAAGCCCGCTCGGGAAACCGATGAAGTTTTCGATCCTGGAGGAGGCGCTGGCCTGACCACCCGGACCCACACGGTCGAGAACCACAGTAGAGACGCCTTCGGACGCGGCATAGACCGCCGCCGCCATGCCGGCCGGCCCCGCCCCGATAATCGCCAGATCCACAGGGCCCGGCGGACAGTGACGCCATACGCCGGCCGTCTGCGCAAGTTCCCGCAGACCGGGATTGATCAATTGCCGTCCATCGCCGAATTCAATAACAGGTGATCTTTTCGGAGATCCCCACGACTCCATCAATTGCTGTCCCCGCTCCGAAGCGGAGTCGTACCAGGTAAACGGAACGAAATTCTTGAACAGAAATTCGCGCACGAGTGTGGTGTCTTTACATTTTCCGGGTCCGACAACCTTCAGTCCGAACCCGCCGGTTTCGGCGAGCAGACGCCGCCGCTCCTGAATGGCGACCAGCATCGTTTCTCCGATGTGCGGCAGTTTGTTCATAACCTCCCGTACCCGGTCTCCCGGCACCCGGAGCAGTTGCGTCTTGCCGCGCGCCACCGCCGTTACGATTACCGGCCGCCCCGTCAACAGATCGATGTCGCCGGCAAAATGCCCGGGGCCGTGGGTCACAATTGGACTGTACCCGTCTCCGGGATTCTGCATTTCCAACCCACCGGACTCGACGACAAATAGATCCACCTCCGCGTCGCCGGCATGAAAAACGACTTCGCCGTCTTTAAAAGAACATGCGGTGGCCATTGGCCTGAGCAACTCGATGTCGGTTGCTGTAAGGCTTGGAAAGGCGATGCCTGTCGGCGCAGTAATTGTTGGCATGTCTTTATTCTAGCTGTTCGGAGTCAAGGATGCGCCACGGAAGGGAAGGGAAGGGAACGGAACACAAGAAGCACAAACAAAACACAAGAAGCACAAGAACATAAGTTTGCGAGCCCGCTTCTTGTGCCTTTTGTGTCCTTTTTGTGCTTCTTGTGTTCCGTTTCCGTTCCCGATCCCGTTGGGCTTAAGCCAGCTACCGCTGGATCGCCGTCCGCAGGATAGCTGGTTGAACCGTGGGCACGCCGGGTCTTGCGATGCCAAAGTGCGGAAGCGAGCCGTCGAAGTCGCCCGGTTTGTACGATGCGATCTTATCCGGTTGCGCATCGCGATCCACGACCACGCCGAACCAGGGCAGCATCATTTCCTGCGAGGTCATTTCGCCCCACATGGCGGCTTGATCGGGCGACGGATTCTGCGGATTGTTCGCCGAATTGTCATGGTGCGCGGTAACGATCATCCGCGTGCCCTTGGTGACTTTGATCGGTTCGGCGACCTCATAGCCAAGCTGCCAGTGGAAGTTGAACTTTGCGCTGAGCACCGTTTGTTCGCGCCCATCCGGATAAACCAACTTGAACGTCATGTCTTTTCCGCGCAGGTGCATGTGCGGCATGAACCAGACGAGTTCGGCGTCCTGGTTGAACGTCAATTCGCCTTTGGTTTCGTAGTTCTTTTCACCGGCCGGGATCGGTTTACGCGCGTCCACCAGATGCTCGGGCGCCATGATCACGAAGCGGCGTTGCGCGGGCGCTTTTGCCAGGGTGAAGCCGATCCTGGTTTTGTCGGACGTCTCCTTTCCGTTCGGTGTGTAATGCACTTCAATCCGGATGGGCTTCCCGCCTCGAATGAGTTTCGCGGAGTTCGAGAAGCGGAAATCCAGCGGGGAACTGCCCGGAGCATAGACGGCCTCCATGGTCGTGAAGGCTCCCTGCCCGGTCTGGCGCTCGCGCATTCGGACAAACTGATCGGAATAGGAGCCGCCCTGGCCTGGAAACCGGCCGAGGAGGTCATTGACGACGACAGATTTCGCAGCGAAGGCCTTTTCAACTTTCTTCACTTGAGCTTCCGTTGTGCAGTCGCCGCATACGGTGACCGACGGATGATCGACGAAGCTGACCGTCGTTTGCTCCGGAATCTGAACGATCACATGGTGCACCACAGACGGATCTCCTGGACGAATTTCGATGGATGTCACCCAGGTGTCTTCCTTAAAAGGATTGGGAACGAAAAACGACTGGATCTCTCCAATACCCTTTGCGGGGACGGGGTGCGCTTCGGGCATCGAGACGACCACGTCCGGTTTGATCCGCCAACCGTCCGTAAATTGAAGGTCTGCCGGTTTATCGGCCGGATCGCCCTCGGGGGCGCCGCGATCGGCCCAGGCCGTGATCGTACGGATGTCGTCGGCCGTCAGTTTCGGTGCATTGCGGAACTCGCCATAATGCGGATCCGCAAACCACGGCGGCATCTGTTTATTGATAACTGCAGCTTTGATCGCCTTCGCCCAGGGGCGGGCGTTCGGATATGTCAACAAAGACATGGGCGCGATACCGCCGGGGCGATGACAGGTCTGGCAGTTATTCTGAAGAATAGGCAGAACATCCTTATTAAAGGTGACGAGCGGAGCTTGATCGGGAGGAACCGAAGTGGAGGAAGTCTCGGTTCCCAATGCCGTCATTGCCGCCAACAGAAGGAAAACAACAGGTCGAGTCATACTGTGCTCCCAATTCTGAAGAGGACCGTTTTGGTTTCGAAACTCGGGGTTACGGATTTATAGACAACGTCGGGAGGGAATTGGTTCCATTAATTTGTTGTGGTGGCGCACAAAGAGCTGTTTCCTTGCGCCTTTTGTGGTTAAGCGATCGGGTTGACGCCTTCGATGCCGAGGTGGGCACAGGCATTGAGAAGGTGCCGGTCGTTCGAATAGAGACACGCGAAACCTTCAGCTTTCGCGGTGACCAGATGCAAAGCGTCGATCGAACGCAGGAAAATGGCTTTATCCAATTTCGAAAAGAGGCTGCGTACTTCATCGAGCAGGGCTTCCGTCGGGCTGACCAGACGCCACAAGCCGTCGCTCAAGTCTTTCGCGAATTGACCTTGTAACGCCTTGAACACCCGGGGTTCCACCGTCCCTTCCCTGTATTTCCGGTGAAATGCGGCGGAGATCTCGGCCACGGCTATGCGCGACGTCACCACGATTCCCGCCGTCCCGGCCAACGCGCGCACCACATCGCGGCCAGGCTCATTGACATAAAATTTGGCGATCAGTGCGGAATCGAAGTAAACAGGAGTGACCGGTGGAATTCCTTCACCGGTCTCGGTCTTCATTGATGATCTCTTCAACCGGCTTACCGGCCGCGGGCAGGTCGAGCGCAGCCGCAAACTTCTTCAGCGGTCTCCACTTTTTAAACAGGTTCTCCTCCGGTTCGCTGCTGACCGGCACCAGCTTTGCTACAGGTACGTTTCGATCGCGCACGAGGATTGCCCCGT
This genomic stretch from Terriglobia bacterium harbors:
- a CDS encoding aspartate ammonia-lyase, which translates into the protein MHKTIVLSTIAGAFAFLSSSFSYGAAQKEPSQTQAPRQAPGKAMPATRVEKDLLGEKEVPADAYYGVQTSRALENFQISGVPINRYPEFIQAWAIVKLAAARANTDVGAMKADKLAAIEKAADALRNGRYNDQFMVDWYQGGAGTSTNMNANEVLANVALELSGHNKGDYKVIEPHDDLNMSQSTNDSYPTALKVAFLLRNDKLIAELEQLSTSFRNKGDAYIKILKMGRTEMQDAVPMTVGQEFRGYADAIDTEIQFLRDAEKHLYAVNMGATAIGTGLNAPKGYAEKCAEYLAMLTGKPIVPASDMIAATWDQEGFVAYSSALKSAAVKLSKIASDMILLASGPRAGLNEIDLPALQPGSSIMPGKVNPVMPEMVNLVAFRVMGNDDTVTLAAHSGQLELNAYEPIEGLAIMESQDLLHNASKAFRTLCVDGITVDEKVLAHYMETTVGIVTALNPIIGYDKATELANEAYQSGKGILEIIRERQILTEPQIKDLLDPVKLTNLDRNN
- a CDS encoding type II asparaginase, which gives rise to MKSFHKTWIAMLIAVALAHATAASAQTNKPNILILATGGTIAGAAATGTQAGYTSGAVTIDAMIAAVPGIKDLANIKGEQISNVGSQDMSFDILLKLAKRINDLAKSNDVDGFVITHGTDTMEDSAFFLNLTVKTDKPVVMVGSMRPSTAVSADGPLNLFNAVGVAADPRARGRGVLVVMNDQILDAHSLTKTSTTAVQTFMSPLRGLVGTANYGKNDFYKKPEWKHTNQSEFDITNVTQIPRVDIIFASLDMSPDLIDCAVANGAKGIVIAGVGNGNMNKAALHAAASAVKKGTVVVRSSRVPTGTVGRNVEVEDDKLGFIASDELNPQKARILLSLALLSQRTPEQIQKLFETY
- a CDS encoding FAD-dependent oxidoreductase, which produces MPTITAPTGIAFPSLTATDIELLRPMATACSFKDGEVVFHAGDAEVDLFVVESGGLEMQNPGDGYSPIVTHGPGHFAGDIDLLTGRPVIVTAVARGKTQLLRVPGDRVREVMNKLPHIGETMLVAIQERRRLLAETGGFGLKVVGPGKCKDTTLVREFLFKNFVPFTWYDSASERGQQLMESWGSPKRSPVIEFGDGRQLINPGLRELAQTAGVWRHCPPGPVDLAIIGAGPAGMAAAVYAASEGVSTVVLDRVGPGGQASASSRIENFIGFPSGLSGAELATRSALQMLKFGAKMVAPVIVETIEAVSTPEEGHLLHLDCGTKLFARTVLIAAGVGWRKLDAEGADRFESAGVHYACTSVESVLYDAQDVAVVGGGNSAGQAAMFLAECCRTREVHLLIRSRLGPAMSDYLVDRIRGTSNIIVHEGEAIASVHGERRLDSVTLKSGKTIPLAAVFVFIGADPGGAWLPEGIERDDLGYILTGIDALRSGQWPLKDREPCPLETTIPGILAAGDIRAGSTKRVGFAVGDGSLAVTCVHKLTAIRA
- a CDS encoding plastocyanin/azurin family copper-binding protein — its product is MRYSRRGFFLGSLSLPLILLGCRGESKDAAKPQVVDLVIESDGDFLAYKPDEVTCRTGAMVRVTFRHKGRYLSALHNWVLVFPDQMEPVDKEAEKTNGVIAEGDPRVIAAVPMCGRGEMVMTQFLAPAPGDYPFFCSTPGHAVDMNGILHVTA
- a CDS encoding porin; translated protein: MEGRTAGFAQMPLAILLWLPLMLHAQQQPGAKSATFDNTLEAGDEDDPQPARRLVSWNEFHGKYATVKVGGGFLYGYDAYAQDQTSKEQFSLFATPKLRDTRVWFKGAFKFIQRPTTYTAAVMYDGIKSEFLVRETGIMVAVPELSGYIFVGRSKEGFSLNKIMVGYAGWTMERSTINDATIPILADGIKWLGYAPKKHILWNLGVFGDEFSEDQSFSTYDRQAVGRIAWVPMESEETGKLLHIGVNFRYGRPDNGTIQFRSRPESWPAPYFLDTGKIPATDTRITAIEAYYRPGSLLFGTEYFLVDVNSPQKGNPVFHGGDAVVTWLPTGEIRGYNTRGGFFNQISPNRPVFQGGRGAWELVGRFSYSDLDSGPVRGGIFWRFTPMV
- a CDS encoding type II toxin-antitoxin system VapC family toxin gives rise to the protein MKTETGEGIPPVTPVYFDSALIAKFYVNEPGRDVVRALAGTAGIVVTSRIAVAEISAAFHRKYREGTVEPRVFKALQGQFAKDLSDGLWRLVSPTEALLDEVRSLFSKLDKAIFLRSIDALHLVTAKAEGFACLYSNDRHLLNACAHLGIEGVNPIA
- a CDS encoding cytochrome c — encoded protein: MTRPVVFLLLAAMTALGTETSSTSVPPDQAPLVTFNKDVLPILQNNCQTCHRPGGIAPMSLLTYPNARPWAKAIKAAVINKQMPPWFADPHYGEFRNAPKLTADDIRTITAWADRGAPEGDPADKPADLQFTDGWRIKPDVVVSMPEAHPVPAKGIGEIQSFFVPNPFKEDTWVTSIEIRPGDPSVVHHVIVQIPEQTTVSFVDHPSVTVCGDCTTEAQVKKVEKAFAAKSVVVNDLLGRFPGQGGSYSDQFVRMRERQTGQGAFTTMEAVYAPGSSPLDFRFSNSAKLIRGGKPIRIEVHYTPNGKETSDKTRIGFTLAKAPAQRRFVIMAPEHLVDARKPIPAGEKNYETKGELTFNQDAELVWFMPHMHLRGKDMTFKLVYPDGREQTVLSAKFNFHWQLGYEVAEPIKVTKGTRMIVTAHHDNSANNPQNPSPDQAAMWGEMTSQEMMLPWFGVVVDRDAQPDKIASYKPGDFDGSLPHFGIARPGVPTVQPAILRTAIQR